From the genome of Paracidovorax avenae:
AAGGGTCAGGAACGATCGGCATAGGGCCGCAGCAGCCAGCGCTCCAGCCACAGCGTGGCCTGGTAGAGCAGCAGCCCGATGGCCGCGATGAGCACCAGCGCCGCGAACATGAGGGACGTATCCATCATCCCCTGCGCGGCGATCACCACCGCGCCCAGGCCCCGGCTGGCGCCGATGAACTCGCCCACCACGGCCCCCACCAGCGCCAGCACCACGGCCATGCGCAGGCCTGCCAGGATGGCCGGCAGCGCCAGCGGCAGCTTCAGGCGCAGCAGCGTCTGCCAGCGCGTGGCGCCCAGCATGCGAAAGAGCTGCAGGCGCTGCGCATCGGTCTGCCGCAGCCCGGTGAAAGTGTTCTCCATCAACGGAAAGAAACAGATCAGACCGGTGATGAGCGCGGTGGACGGAATGCCGAAACCGAACCACAGCACGAACAGCGGCGCCAGCGCCAGCTTGGGCACCACCTGGCTGACCACCACGTAGGGCCGCAGCACGCGCTCCAGCAGGGGCGATTCGGCCAGCGCGATACCGATCGCCAGGCCCGCCAGCCCCCCGCCCGCCAGCCCCAGCAGCAGCGCCGCCAGCGTGGCCTGCACATGGGGCACGAAATAACCCGTGCGCAGCCCCTGCCAGAGCGATGCCGCGATGGCCGAGGGCGCGGGCAGCACCAGCGCCGAGAGCCCCGAATGCCGGGCCACCCATTCCCACGCGCCCAGCAGCACCAGCAGCAGTGCGGCGCCTAGGGCGCGGTACGGCCAGGCAGACGAAGGCACGGCCTGCTCGCGGGATGCACTCATGCGCCCACCCCGTCCAGGCCGGCGCGCACGCGCGCGCACAGGCGGTTGAAGGGCGCGTCGTGCCGCATGGCCTGGGTGCGCGGCGCAGGCAGGTCGATGCGGATGTCGTCCGCCACACGGCCCGCCTGCAGCACCGCGATGCGGTCTCCCAGGTACACGGCCTCGGTGATGTCGTGCGTCACGAAAAGCACCGTGGTGCCCCGTTGCCGGCAGGTGCGCAGCAGGTCGTCCTGCAGCTCGGCGCGGGTGATGGCGTCCAGCGCCGCGAAAGGCTCGTCGAGCAGCAGCAACGCGGGCTCCAGGACCAGCGCGCGCGCCAGCGCCACGCGGCTTTGCTGGCCGCCCGAAAGCTGGCGCGGATGGTGCCGCGCATGGGCGCCCAGCCCCAGCTGGTCCAGCAGCGCCTGAGCGCGCTCCACGTCGGCCGCCTGCGGCCGCCGCTGCAGCGATACCGGCAGCAGCACGTTGTCGATGGCGCTGCGCCATTCGAGCAGCGTGGGCGCCTGGAACATGAAGCCCAGTTGCGGGCCCGGCGCCACCACGTCCCGGCCCTGCATGCGCACATGGCCCGACTGCGGGCGCAGCAGGCCCGCGGCCAGCTGCAGCAGCGTGGTCTTGCCGCAGCCGCTGCGGCCCACCAGGCAATGCACCTCGCCCGCGCCGATGCGCCAGCTCACGCCATCCACCACCGGGGCGCGCCCCGGGTAGGCGAACACGGCCTGCTCGATGTCGAGAAAGGCATCGCCGGGCACCTGCCCGGCGCAGTCCACTGGCGCGGTCTCAGTCGGCATAGGGCGCGAACATCTCTGCGGCGCTTTCGGCGGATTGCTCGATCTCCACCATGCGCACCAGGTCCAGCAGGTTGAAACGGCCGTCGTGGTGCCAGCCGGCCTCGGGCACGCTCATCGCACCGATGGCGCTGATGCGGGTCACGCCCGCCGCCCCCAGCAGTGCGGCCAGGTACCGCAGTTCTTCCGGCGTGGCCGCGACGCCCGCGGTCTGCAGCAAGGGCCCGTGGCCGGCGATGGCGTGCGGCACCTCGCCCAGCGCATCCACGGCCACCACCTGCACGCTGCGCTGCAGCGCCGTGGGCGCGAGCGGCTGCAGGGCGTCGCAGTACGCCACGCTCCACGGGTCATCGGGCGTGCCGATGAGTTCGTCGGCAGCGGCGCCGCCGGCCGCCGAGAGGCCCTGCCATTCGAGCGCCTGCCGCCAGCTGGCCACGGCGGCGGATTCCTCCATGTCCAGCGCCCGGCGCGGAAACCGCCGGTGCAACTGCGCCAGCTCGCCCGCCAGGTAGCCCGCGAAGGCGCGCGGCGACACGGCGCCGCCGCGCTGCACGTAGAACACATGCGGCGAGTAGCAGCCCTGCTGGTCGTAGCGCATCACGTCCCACGCGGCCCGGCGCGCCACGGCCGGCGCATCGAGCGCATCCAGCGCGGCGGCCGAAACGATGCCGAAGCCCAGCTTGTGCCCGTGCGGCAGGAAGCGCGTGGTCACGGGCAGGCGGCGCTGGATGGCATGCAGCGCATCGTTGCCGCCATAGGCCAGCACCGTGTCGGCCCGGGCATAGAGCGCCGCGGCATCGTCGCCGCCCGCGCCCTTCCACCACACCACGGCGAAGCAGCCGGCCAGCGGCGGGTGCACCTCGGCCAGCAGCTGCGCGAACCAGCCCGCGAACAGCGGCTCGGCACTGGGCAGCTTGCCGATGCTGCCGGCCTTGACCAGCAGGCCGCACACGAAGCTCCAGAGCGCCAGCGCCGGCACATTGCCCGCCCAGCTGTGCACCAGCAGGCCCGGCCCGAAGGCGCGTACCGCGCCGCCCTTCGGCGCAGGCTGGAAGCCGTCGAGCACCAGCGGATTGGCAAAGTCCTCCGCCACGAAGCGGCGCAGCTGCGGCGCGCGGAAGGTCTTGAAAAAACCCGTGAGTCCCAGCCGCACCATCTCGGCGTCGTAGCCGCTCACGATGGGCAGCAGCGCCTCGGCCTGCTGCCGCGCCGGATCGCTGCGGTCCAGCAGGCGGGCGATGGCACGGTCGATCACATCGATGACCTGCTCCACCGCCATGGGCTGCAGATGGCGGGCGGACGCCTCGCGCACGCGGCACGCCAGGGCGTCCATCTGCGCGGGCGTGAGCACGGGCACCTCCACTTCCAGCCGGGCGGCGCCCTGGGCGAAGGGCAGCACCTGCCAGGCCACGTCCTGCGCCTCGATGCCGGGCAGATAGCCCGCCCGCACCCGCTGCACCGCGGTGGCCGCCTGGGATGTCATTTCCCGGTGGCCCGCATGAAGTCCTGCACCGCCAGCGAACAGCCCTTGGCCTGCGCGCCTTCGGCCCGGCCCAGCAGCAGGAAGCCGCCCTCGGCCCATTCGCCCACGTCCTCGGTCAGGATGGTGGTCACGGAGTTGTAGTTGGCCAGGTCGCAATGCACGAGGATGCCTCGCTCGCCGGGCGGTACGTCACGTCCCG
Proteins encoded in this window:
- a CDS encoding ABC transporter permease, translating into MSASREQAVPSSAWPYRALGAALLLVLLGAWEWVARHSGLSALVLPAPSAIAASLWQGLRTGYFVPHVQATLAALLLGLAGGGLAGLAIGIALAESPLLERVLRPYVVVSQVVPKLALAPLFVLWFGFGIPSTALITGLICFFPLMENTFTGLRQTDAQRLQLFRMLGATRWQTLLRLKLPLALPAILAGLRMAVVLALVGAVVGEFIGASRGLGAVVIAAQGMMDTSLMFAALVLIAAIGLLLYQATLWLERWLLRPYADRS
- a CDS encoding ABC transporter ATP-binding protein, which gives rise to MPTETAPVDCAGQVPGDAFLDIEQAVFAYPGRAPVVDGVSWRIGAGEVHCLVGRSGCGKTTLLQLAAGLLRPQSGHVRMQGRDVVAPGPQLGFMFQAPTLLEWRSAIDNVLLPVSLQRRPQAADVERAQALLDQLGLGAHARHHPRQLSGGQQSRVALARALVLEPALLLLDEPFAALDAITRAELQDDLLRTCRQRGTTVLFVTHDITEAVYLGDRIAVLQAGRVADDIRIDLPAPRTQAMRHDAPFNRLCARVRAGLDGVGA
- a CDS encoding acyl-CoA reductase, which codes for MTSQAATAVQRVRAGYLPGIEAQDVAWQVLPFAQGAARLEVEVPVLTPAQMDALACRVREASARHLQPMAVEQVIDVIDRAIARLLDRSDPARQQAEALLPIVSGYDAEMVRLGLTGFFKTFRAPQLRRFVAEDFANPLVLDGFQPAPKGGAVRAFGPGLLVHSWAGNVPALALWSFVCGLLVKAGSIGKLPSAEPLFAGWFAQLLAEVHPPLAGCFAVVWWKGAGGDDAAALYARADTVLAYGGNDALHAIQRRLPVTTRFLPHGHKLGFGIVSAAALDALDAPAVARRAAWDVMRYDQQGCYSPHVFYVQRGGAVSPRAFAGYLAGELAQLHRRFPRRALDMEESAAVASWRQALEWQGLSAAGGAAADELIGTPDDPWSVAYCDALQPLAPTALQRSVQVVAVDALGEVPHAIAGHGPLLQTAGVAATPEELRYLAALLGAAGVTRISAIGAMSVPEAGWHHDGRFNLLDLVRMVEIEQSAESAAEMFAPYAD